TCGCGTGCGGCCGCCGTCGCGGGTTCCTCGCTGATCTCTATGTGGCCGCCGGGAATCGTCCACTCGCCGACCCCGGGCGGGATGCCGCGTTCGACGCAGAGCACTGCCGGCTCCGGCCTTGATCGGTCGACGACCGCGACGCCGGCACAGGGGACTGGGTTGTGCCAGACGATCGCGTCGCAGTCCGGACAGCGCATGCGCTCGCGATTCTCGAAGGTGATCGACTCAAGGTGAGTACCGCAGTCGGGACAGAACGTCGGCGGTCGGCTGACCATCTATCGACGTTTCAGAACCGAACCGTCATAGGGTTTTCAATCCGCTGCCGGTCAGCGGGACGACAACATCGTCGTCGGCATCGATGACGCCATCCTCACGGTACTGCTCGAGCGCCGCCGGCGCGACCGCACAGGTGGGCTCGACGTAAAAGCCATTGCGGTGGAGACGATCCAGCGCGGTCTCGATCGGGTCGTCGCCGAGCGCGATCGCATCGCCGTCGGTCGCCGCGATCGCGTCGAGGATCTCGGTGCCGCGGGCGGGTTCTGTGATCTTGATGCCGTCGGCGATGGCCGTCCGCTCACCCTCCTCGTCGATGGTATCGCCGCCGAGCGCGGCGACGATCGGTGCGTAGCCGGCCGCCTGTGCGCCGAGGAGACGAGGCATTCCGTCGACGATACCGGCCTCGTTGAGCAGGGAGAAGCCCCTATACGCGCCGAGGAAGAGCGTCCCGTGACCGATCGGAAGGACGACGGCGTCGGGGACGGTCCACCCCTGCTGGGCGGCCACCTCGAACGCGAACGTCATCGTCCCGGCGTAGAAGGCAGGATTCCAGGCGTGGCTGGCGTACCAGCCCTCGCCCGCCTGATACGGGACATCGCCCTCGTCGGCCGCCGTCTCGTCGCCGCTCGTGTCGCCTTCGACGGCCTCGAGACAGGCCGCAGTCACGTCTTCTCGGGTCCCCTCGATGCGAACCGGGCGGGCGTCGGCCCGCTGGATCGCCATCAGTTTGGACT
This genomic stretch from Natrinema sp. SYSU A 869 harbors:
- a CDS encoding pyridoxal-phosphate dependent enzyme, with the translated sequence MASDLTCPDCGTVYEAGPDEPWRCGCGRALEFTERPHPQGDPLPLHSLDTSEGLWTFFEFLPIEQHVTFYEGFTPTVEAPDWDAQFKLEYVFPTGSFKDRGATTTLSRAIELGVEKVIEDSSGNAGASIATYAARAGVDADIYVPADVKQSKLMAIQRADARPVRIEGTREDVTAACLEAVEGDTSGDETAADEGDVPYQAGEGWYASHAWNPAFYAGTMTFAFEVAAQQGWTVPDAVVLPIGHGTLFLGAYRGFSLLNEAGIVDGMPRLLGAQAAGYAPIVAALGGDTIDEEGERTAIADGIKITEPARGTEILDAIAATDGDAIALGDDPIETALDRLHRNGFYVEPTCAVAPAALEQYREDGVIDADDDVVVPLTGSGLKTL